The Manihot esculenta cultivar AM560-2 chromosome 1, M.esculenta_v8, whole genome shotgun sequence genome has a window encoding:
- the LOC110624731 gene encoding CAX-interacting protein 4, with protein MPATAGRVRMPANNRVHSSAALQTHGIWQSAIGYDPYAPNKDDSKTSSQQKPSNAEPEAENAYASFQGLLALARITGSNADEARGACKRCGRVGHLSYQCRNFLSIKDDNKEKDPEALQAAVLSGLEKIKGNGKIGVGSKEESEEEEEESETSDSEVDSEIERIIAERYGKKGSSKRNSSRKEENSDEGSDSDSGERKKRGRSKKRRSKKRGISDSEDEDEGKRKRRREKRRTGDSEDEDEGKKKRRRREKRRKRDESSSEEEDRRRHKRKSRKDKRRGRSHRYSDDSESDASDDSGKRHRRKSRKPASRSDSDLSASDDSRVGRVTKRSEKRSKKPHHEEDN; from the coding sequence ATGCCGGCTACAGCTGGAAGAGTTCGCATGCCTGCTAACAATAGGGTGCACAGTAGTGCTGCCCTCCAGACTCATGGTATATGGCAGAGTGCAATCGGGTATGACCCTTATGCACCCAACAAGGATGATTCCAAAACGTCTTCCCAGCAAAAGCCCTCAAACGCTGAACCTGAGGCGGAGAATGCATACGCCAGCTTCCAGGGCCTTCTAGCTCTTGCCAGAATCACTGGTTCCAATGCTGACGAGGCTCGTGGTGCTTGCAAAAGGTGTGGTCGGGTTGGGCATCTCTCATATCAGTGTAGAAACTTTTTGAGTATCAAGGATGATAACAAGGAGAAAGACCCAGAAGCACTCCAGGCGGCAGTTTTGTCTGGATTGGAAAAGATTAAGGGAAATGGAAAAATTGGAGTTGGCAGCAAGGAGGAAAGcgaggaagaagaggaagagagtGAGACTTCAGATTCTGAGGTGGATTCGGAGATTGAAAGGATTATTGCTGAAAGGTATGGTAAGAAGGGCAGTAGTAAGAGGAATTCATCTAGGAAGGAGGAGAATTCTGATGAAGGCTCAGATTCAGATTCTGGGGAAAGGAAGAAAAGAGGAAGGTCAAAGAAAAGGAGGAGTAAGAAGAGGGGGATTAGTGATTCAGAGGACGAGGATGAAGGCAAAAGGAAGAGGAGGAGGGAGAAGAGGAGGACAGGTGATTCAGAGGATGAGGATGAAGGcaaaaagaagaggaggaggagggagaagaggaggaagagggATGAGTCTTCTTCTGAGGAAGAAGACAGGCGGCGCCACAAGAGGAAGAGTAGGAAGGATAAGAGGAGGGGGAGAAGTCATAGATATTCTGATGATTCTGAATCAGATGCATCTGATGACTCTGGTAAAAGGCACAGGCGAAAGAGCAGGAAGCCAGCATCACGATCTGATTCTGATTTGAGTGCCTCTGATGACTCACGAGTTGGAAGGGTTACGAAGCGATCTGAGAAGAGGAGCAAGAAGCCCCACCATGAAGAGGACAACTGA
- the LOC110624900 gene encoding mitochondrial import inner membrane translocase subunit TIM9, producing MDKNMLQGLDGLPEEDQRRMAAVIEQLQVRDSMRMYNSVVERCFNDCVDNFTRKSLQKQEETCVMRCAEKFLKHSMRVGLRFAELNNLAATPDQSN from the exons ATGGATAAGAACATGCTACAAGGTCTTGACGGTCTACCTGAAGAAGACCAGAGGCGTATGGCAGCTGTGATCGAGCAGCTCCAAGTGCGAGACAG TATGAGGATGTATAATTCAGTTGTGGAGAGATGCTTCAACGACTGTGTTGACAATTTTACACGCAAATCACTACAGAAGCAGGAGGAGACCTGTGTCATGAGATGTGCTGAGAAGTTCTTGAAGCATTCAATGCGAGTTGGTTTGAGATTTGCTGAGCTTAACAATCTCGCCGCCACACCAGACCAAAGCAACTAA
- the LOC110624798 gene encoding outer envelope pore protein 16, chloroplastic: MPSSRFAGSLSTPKVDVAIDMGNHFLNLTVDGFLKIGTVAATRVLAEDAYHVVKRGNISTRNFDQTFKKMCKEGAYWGTVAGVYVGMEYGMERVRGTRDWKNAMFGGALTGALISAACNKNKDKILTDALTGGAIATAATFLNYLT, encoded by the exons ATGCCGAGTAGCAGATTTGCGGGTTCTTTATCAACCCCAAAAGTTGACGTGGCAATTGACATGGGCAATCACTTCCTCAATCTCACCGTTGATGGCTTCTTGAAGATTGGAACT GTTGCAGCTACTAGAGTTCTCGCAGAGGATGCATATCATGTGGTTAAAAGAG GGAACATTTCCACTCGCAATTTTGATCAAACG TTCAAAAAGATGTGCAAAGAAGGTGCTTATTGGG GAACTGTTGCTGGGGTTTATGTTGGAATGGAATATGGAATGGAGAGGGTTCGTGGCACCCGAGACTGG AAGAATGCCATGTTTGGGGGTGCATTGACTGGAGCTCTGATATCTGCTGCTTGTAACAAGAACAAAGACAAGATTTTGACAGATGCCCTTACGGGAGGTGCCATTGCGACTGCTGCAACATTCCTTAACTATCTCACCTGA
- the LOC122724512 gene encoding pentatricopeptide repeat-containing protein At1g07590, mitochondrial-like yields MRALAVLGRRWFSQAIHRTLSISCPPLYQIPCNFDFLCTYTSNCSPEKKILEPGEEQEAPKSLSLRIEKLARGESVGLAFQSWMREGFPIHRGDIFHAINRLRKLKLNKRALEVMEWVVRERPYRPKELDYSYLLEFTTKLHGICHGEKLFTRIPPEFQNELLYNNLVIACLEKGVIRLSLDYMKKMRELGHPISHLVFNRLIILHSSHGRRKMIPKFLTLMKAYKTAPHVSTYNILMKIEANEHNIEGLVKVFDEMKMSKVEPNEISFCILATAHAVARLYTVAEAYVEDVEKSRTGDNWSTLDVLIILYGYLGKGKELERTWTMVQELSHVRSKSYMLAIEAFGRIGQLSRAEELWLEMKSIKGLKSTEPFNSMLSVYCKYGLIKKATAVFREMEINGCKPNAITFRHLALGCLKAELVEEALKTLEMGMHLKTSNKVKNSTPWLETTLSIIEIFAEKGDIANAEKFFEEIAKAKYTRYTFVYNTLIKAYVKAKVYFPSLLRRMILGGAKPDAETYSLIKLIEQFQT; encoded by the exons ATGCGTGCGCTGGCCGTTTTGGGCCGACGCTGGTTCTCTCAAGCAATTCATCGAACACTTTCTATCAGTTGTCCGCCTCTCTACCAAATTCCTTGCAATTTCGATTTTCTCTGTACCTACACTAGCAATTGTTCGCCCGAGAAGAAGATATTAGAACCAGGAGAAGAACAAGAAGCACCCAAGAGCTTATCTTTGAGAATTGAGAAGCTTGCTAGAGGAGAATCGGTTGGTTTAGCCTTTCAAAGCTGGATGCGCGAAGGCTTTCCAATTCATCGAGGTGACATTTTTCACGCCATTAACCGCTTGAGGAAGCTCAAATTGAACAAACGCGCGCTGGAG GTGATGGAATGGGTGGTCAGGGAGAGACCTTATAGGCCAAAAGAACTTGACTATTCTTACCTATTGGAGTTCACAACCAAACTTCATGGGATATGTCATGGGGAAAAGCTCTTCACTCGTATCCCTCCTGAGTTCCAGAATGAATTGCTGTATAATAACCTTGTAATTGCATGCTTGGAAAAGGGTGTCATAAGGCTTTCGCTTGACTACATGAAGAAAATGAGGGAATTGGGTCACCCCATATCACATTTGGTTTTCAACCGCCTTATAATCCTCCATTCTTCTCATGGTCGCAGGAAAATGATACCAAAGTTCCTGACTTTAATGAAGGCATATAAGACGGCTCCTCATGTCTCCACGTACAACATTCTAATGAAAATTGAAGCTAATGAACACAACATTGAAGGACTGGTGAAGGTATTTGATGAAATGAAGATGTCAAAAGTGGAGCCAAATGAGATATCTTTCTGCATATTAGCTACTGCACATGCTGTTGCAAGATTGTATACAGTGGCTGAGGCGTACGTTGAAGATGTAGAAAAGTCTCGTACAGGAGATAACTGGTCAACACTAGATGTTTTGATCATATTGTATGGGTATTTGGGGAAGGGGAAGGAATTGGAGAGAACATGGACCATGGTGCAAGAACTCTCACATGTTAGGTCTAAAAGTTACATGCTTGCAATTGAAGCATTTGGTAGAATTGGGCAGCTCAGTCGAGCGGAAGAGCTTTGGTTAGAGATGAAGTCAATAAAAGGGTTGAAATCAACAGAACCGTTCAATTCCATGTTGTCTGTTTATTGCAAATATGGGCTGATAAAAAAGGCAACTGCAGTTTTCAGGGAAATGGAGATAAATGGATGCAAACCAAATGCCATAACTTTTCGACATCTTGCTTTGGGTTGCTTGAAGGCTGAACTAGTGGAAGAAGCCTTGAAGACTCTAGAAATGGGGATGCACTTGAAAACAAGCAACAAAGTGAAGAATTCAACCCCATGGTTGGAAACGACACTttcaattattgaaatttttgcaGAGAAGGGTGATATAGCTAATGCTGAGAAGTTCTTTGAAGAAATAGCGAAAGCAAAGTATACAAGGTATACTTTTGTGTACAATACATTAATAAAAGCTTATGTGAAGGCCAAAGTTTATTTTCCTAGCCTTTTGAGGAGGATGATTTTAGGGGGTGCTAAGCCAGATGCTGAAACTTATAGCCTGATAAAACTTATTGAGCAGTTCCAAACTTGA
- the LOC110625316 gene encoding metallothionein-like protein type 2, with product MSCCGGNCGCGSGCKCGSGCNGCGMYPDISENTRTETLIAGVAPPKMSYEGTELNFGAESGNGCKCGSSCSCDPCNCK from the exons ATGTCTTGCTGCGGAGGAAACTGTGGCTGTGGCTCTGGATGCAAGTGCGGCAGCGGCTGCAACGG CTGTGGCATGTACCCTGACATCTCAGAGAACACCAGAACTGAGACTCTCATCGCAGGAGTTGCACCTCCTAAGAT GTCCTATGAGGGTACTGAGTTGAACTTTGGTGCTGAGAGTGGAAATGGGTGCAAGTGTGGATCAAGCTGCAGCTGTGATCCATGCAACTGCAAATGA
- the LOC110625223 gene encoding metallothionein-like protein type 2: MIHPIVEEINCQVISLFQIPKKMSCCGGNCGCGSGCKCGSGCNGCGMYPDISENTRTETLIAGVAPPKMSYEGTEMNFGAESGNGCKCGSSCSCDPCNCK; the protein is encoded by the exons ATGATTCATCCTATAGTTGAAGAAATCAATTGCCAAGTGATAAGCCTCTTCCAAATCCCTAAGAAAATGTCTTGCTGCGGAGGAAACTGTGGCTGTGGCTCTGGATGCAAGTGCGGCAGCGGCTGCAACGG CTGTGGCATGTACCCTGACATCTCAGAGAACACCAGAACTGAGACTCTCATCGCAGGAGTTGCACCTCCTAAGAT GTCCTATGAGGGTACTGAGATGAACTTTGGTGCTGAGAGTGGAAATGGGTGCAAGTGTGGATCAAGCTGCAGCTGTGATCCATGCAACTGCAAATGA
- the LOC110625051 gene encoding probable GTP-binding protein OBGM, mitochondrial: MMWLRGAKSFCHIDALRKSSKSPWIYLSLFSCSDATHTKAKCAPLQETSMRDRFTLHAKGGDGGNGCSSFRRSRHDRRGRPDGGNGGRGGDVILECSPAIWDFSGLHHHVNAVRGGNGASKSMIGTRGEDKVVQVPIGTVIHLLKGELPSTVQNCSKTDLDPWELPGTLHTDQSESHWQSISKSTNMEKEAEPSDISGGSLTQAKGTSEEFASIQAIQREPADVEHIHYDVAELTNLGQQIIVARGGEGGLGNVSSPDVSKKAKLSKPGVNRDIVLDPDMSSEDQSCLSSGLPGSEAVLLLELKSIADVGLVGMPNAGKSTLLGALSRAKPRVGHYAFTTLRPNLGKLKFDDFSITVADIPGLIKGAHENRGLGHAFLRHIERTKVLAYVLDLAAGLDGRKGFPPWEQLKDLVLELEHHQEGLSDRPSLVVANKIDEAGADEVYEELKRRVQDVPIYPVCAVLEEGVPELKAGLRMLMDSVKLQRLSLDKIDCS; encoded by the exons ATGATGTGGTTACGCGGCGCAAAATCCTTTTGCCACATAGATGCCTTGAGAAAATcttctaaatctccatggatcTATTTGTCTTTGTTCTCTTGTTCAGACGCTACTCACACAAAAGCAAAGTGTGCCCCTTTGCAG GAAACCAGTATGAGAGATAGGTTTACACTACATGCTAAGGGAGGTGATGGTGGCAATGGTTGCTCCAGTTTTCGCCGAAGTCGACATGATCGCCGTGGCAGACCTGATG GTGGAAATGGTGGAAGAGGTGGTGATGTGATTTTAGAGTGTTCCCCTGCAATCTGGGACTTTAGTGGTTTACACCATCATGTT AATGCAGTGAGAGGGGGGAATGGAGCTTCAAAGAGTATGATAGGAACTCGAGGGGAGGATAAG GTTGTGCAAGTACCTATCGGCACTGTAATTCATCTTTTGAAGGGTGAACTTCCATCTACAGTCCAAAACTGTTCCAAAACAGACTTGGACCCGTGGGAACTTCCAGGCACTCTCCATACCGATCAATCAGAATCTCACTGGCAGTCCATCTCTAAGAGCACAAACATGGAAAAAGAAGCTGAGCCATCGGATATTTCTGGTGGCTCATTAACACAAGCTAAAGGAACTTCAGAGGAATTTGCAAGCATACAAGCCATTCAAAGAGAGCCAGCAGATGTGGAACATATACACTATGATGTTGCAGAGTTAACAAATCTGGGTCAGCAAATAATTGTTGCTCGTGGAGGGGAGGGTGGTTTGGGTAATGTGTCTTCTCCTGATGTTTCAAAGAAGGCCAAGTTAAGTAAGCCTGGAGTCAATAGGGATATAGTCTTGGATCCTGATATGTCCAGTGAGGATCAATCCTGCCTTAGCAGTGGGTTGCCTGGCTCAGAGGCTGTTCTTTTGCTGGAACTGAAAAGCATTGCTGATGTGGGCCTCGTTGGAATGCCAAATGCTGGTAAAAGTACTCTTTTAGGAGCTTTATCCAGAGCAAAACCTAGGGTGGGTCATTATGCCTTCACGACTCTTAGGCCAAATTTAGGAAAACTGAAGTTTGATGACTTCTCAATCACAGTGGCTGACATTCCAGGACTCATAAAAGGTGCTCACGAGAATCGTGGACTTGGACATGCTTTCCTACGGCACATAGAACGTACTAAGGTTTTAGCTTATGTGCTAGACTTGGCTGCTGGATTAGATGGCAGAAAGGGATTTCCACCGTGGGAACAATTGAAAGATTTAGTTTTGGAGCTTGAGCATCATCAAGAGGGCCTGTCTGATCGGCCCTCCTTAGTTGTGGCGAATAAAATTGATGAGGCAGGAGCTGATGAAGTATATGAAGAATTGAAAAGAAGAGTTCAAGATGTTCCTATATATCCAGTTTGTGCTGTCTTGGAGGAAGGGGTACCAGAACTAAAAGCTGGTCTTAGGATGCTTATGGATAGTGTGAAATTGCAGAGACTTAGTTTAGATAAAATCGACTGTTCATGA